The Larimichthys crocea isolate SSNF chromosome X, L_crocea_2.0, whole genome shotgun sequence genome segment attgaGGACCTGTCACAGAAGTAAAATTAAGTGTTTGTCACACTCatggtcgctcaccctcctgcCCACTCAgatataaacatattagcaagttatggcaaaaaATGGATGATTAATCATCAAcggtaacttcatgatgatctgcaggacgctaGACGTCTATCACAgttagaaacagtttttactccGTGTGTGAACGCAactccacagtcaacaacagaacacacttcatgatcagAGTTTTTATATCACGTCATCATGTCCACATTCATACAGTCTCTTTTCTGTAGTTTGCATCACTCTGaataaattgatgtttttttaatgtctggttgtgaatgaccaAAGGgtgtgtggatttttttttgttgctgctgctgcaaggaATTGTGAGAcggcattacctcctttcctttcgtaAAGGATAGTCTGGTGTATACTATGCTAaagaagcactgaagctcctttcttTACATTTAGAGATTTGGAACAGCTCTTATGATGGCAGAAAAACGTTCAGGTCATTTCACTCTGTTAAAAACCTTCCTCCCTCTTTGAAGGACTAGTAACCTGAATTTTCTCAAGAACGTGCGTTACTATGTGAATGTAAGATGTGAACCATATGGCAGAGGTGTGCATGCatacaatgaataaaacaagaaagTGGTCTATAAAGAAATCAGGTGGGACTTTTGATTGAATATGGACtatacaatactttttttttttttaaataggtgATGTATGAGTGGACACAACTCACCTGTATCTCTGGTAGTCTCCGTGCCTGAGGCCATGCTGCTGTTGGGACTCTTTGATTATTTGcaaaactgtgatcaaatattaaGGAACAACTTTGTGTACATTATTACACAGGTGAGAGTCCAGGCGAACAAGTTTCATTCATATTAAAGCATGAATGTGTCTGTCATGTTAGCTCTGAGTGTATAGACCATAGACTGTATAGTCAATGGCACAGACCATATATagaccatagactgtatatatGGTCAATGGCATAGACCATATATAGACCAAAGATTGGATATATGGTCAATGGCACAGACCATATATAGACCATAGACTGTATAGTCAATGGCACAGACCATATATAGACCAAAGATTGGCTATATGGTAAATGGCACAGACCATATATagaccatagactgtatatagAGTCAATGGCATagaccatagactgtatatacAGTCAATGGCACAGACCATATGTAGACCATAGACCATATATAGACCATAGACTGTATAGTAAATGGCATAGACCATAGACCGTACATACAGTCAATAGACCCACAAAGTGCAGATTTGTAATACGTTGCAGAAAAGGCAACGTAACGTTAGCTGCTACTAAAACTCAGAGGTTACAACAGTTACAAGATAACAAATCAACATGTCTACAGCCTGACACATTACTATTAGTCCATTTAACGTATTTAGACTTGAAAAAGTTTGTAACAAGCCAAATAAATCCGCTTTTCGCCAGTGACTGTCTGCTTCAGTGTGACACGTAGCCTAACGCCAGCTAACGTTATCCTTTAACCGagcgagctaacgttagcttcagAGCCTGACACAGATTCACCGGAGCGCAGACAAAAAACGACCGCTAAAcatctctctgctgtgaagGATACTTTCCAGTCCAAGTCCTCCATCCGGtgaattttctttattttcatccaTGGAGGAAACTTTAGCTTCGTTTTGCTTGTCTGCGGCCATCTCTGAATGCTAACGGCTAAgcggcacgcacacacatgctcagaaGAAGAGCCAATGACGGCACAGGGAGGGGCGCGAGGACCACGTCCAAATCCCGCGAGATTTGGCGTCGTATAAACTCCCCCCACTGTCAGTGACATCAGCTGTTCGGGTAGATCCAATGGATATATCGTCAATGGTATTAAAACACCCATGGTTACTTTTGCAGGCACAATCTGTGAATAAAGTCCCCATCTAACACCTtgtttacctgctgctgcttaaTTCATCCATATGGccattatatatacatactgtgtatataGTTGAAATGACAATACCCCCctgaaatatatattgtttttaaatcgAGGCATGTATTTTAACAGCTGTTTGTGCATACAACTGCAACACATTCATAATGAAACAATTTACTACAGAACACGGATTCAACTCATAAGCAATATATGAACTGAATGTAGAAAAGCAAATGAGGAAATCATTGATATCATAAATGCAGCAGCATGTATTTCCCAATGTATTAACTCATAAATATTGCTATGTGGATCAATCTGTCTTGTTCTGTTCTGACtataaatgcatgttttaaattACTTTCCCTCAATTTAAAGTCCTGGTTGTGCATAAATAAGATATGTTAAATATGATGtgatatatatattcaaaagtGCTACAACGCGTACAAAACTGACAGAGGTGAGATTGTTTTCAAAGAGGTTTTTTTCAAAGGAAACCtccagaaaaaaatattgattcagAATGAAACAACTGATAGAGcacatgataaaaacaaaagatatagagaatgagacattttgtatattttattagaAAGTGAGACAAAAATAACGACCCCAAACATTTATACAAATCCTTCTGTAGTATAAATACCACCCTGTTGAATTCAGACAGTAACACAAAAAGAGGACGGGTTATCCACCTTTTTGCCTGGGAAGTACCTAGAGAAGGACGTAGGAGTCCTTAGGTTATACCTGCTAAAACCCGGAGGTACTTGCACCATGTTTCTTTGCACATCTTCTTTCTACcagtcattaaaataatttctttGCCTTTAAAACAAAGTACAGAACGGCCACCCGTCAGCCAAATATgcctaaacacataaaaaaatccaGAATTCCTTATTCATAGTGAACCAATTCAGGACAATATGTTTATGAATTGTAAATGTGCAACAGTTTTGTTCCTAGAAGGGGTGCAAAACTGAAGTGGCACAATGTGTTGACCATCCATTTAGTTGCTGGTATAAAAAGTCCATTCAGATGTTGTCGGCAGCAGAAATGTACCTGGAGAGAAAGTTCTTGATTTCAGAGATGTGCATGGTCTCTTTGATGGTGGTGTCTCTACTGCGGACTTGAATGAGGCCACTCTCCAGTGTGTTCTCACTGATCACAACAGTGAAAAGCACTCCCATCTCATCATACCTAAAATTCatcaacacagaaacaaacgTCAGAACAACACAGCAAAGATAACTTCTTTTGCCTCTATGACAACACCGAATTGCACTTTACTTTGCGTTCAGCTGCTCCACTGTTGGCAGACTTTTGAGATACCCAGGCCACGCAGAGATCTTAGCCTCCATAAACTCCTGCAGCAGCCCTTCACACACCTACAAAATGATTAAACACTCATTAATCTACTTTGACTTACACAATGAACaagtttaattaaactttaCTTCAGTGCTGATTCTATCACAGTCGCTTAAAACTTGACACACttgatgtgcattcacacagAATTAAtcaagataaataaaaagatcaatTAATCATTGACTTCGACAGttaatacatatttttcttACCTGTCTCAGCTCCATGGTGGCTCCCCTGCCAATGTCTAAAGCCACTTTGACTGGTGCCAACACTGGATGCAACTTCAGAACCTTAAatcaacagagaaacaaaattcagtaaaatatttcagagaATCACGTCacaaataagagagaaaagtcAAGTGATGAGGAAATATCATCAcctttctctgctgcagcttctgcttGCCGTGTTCTTTCTTGACCTGCTGGAGTGAGTTGGACAGAAAGGCCATCACACCACGGTCCATGTTCCCGGTAACAGAGACAACACAAGGAACTGACTTGCGACCATCTCGACACTGAAAGACAATTTAACACTGCATGTGATTACACCAAAGACGGGCAACAATAGCAGTGAatagctgcttgtgttttttacCATAAGACTGGATGTTTTATCAAAAGGAAGGCgtcaaaaatctaaatgtttgaGAGAGCTGAAGACAAATAGTGTTTAATCAAAATGAAGTGgttatttattatatgttgCTTATCTGGTAATTTGATTTGACACTTTCCAACACCAGGTACCATTCTAAATATGAGCTATAACCTTAATTTAACCAAAATTTGACTCATTGTAACAAGAAATGTCCAGGAGACACAAATAACATTAGGGCACTTCAAGAACAATGTTAGGGAGTCATCATGAACAATAGCAGAGCCCTGGATATGACAAAACTAAATGGGATACAGCCAGTATTAGTGATGTTAATTACTCCTGTGCTCTTCCCGTATGGACATGGCAAAATGTTCGCTGAAAAAGCTCTATGAAGCAAAAAAAGCCATGGGTGTtacttaaaacattaaaaatgtctctgttcCATTCAAGTGTAACAGTAAGTTATGACAGAGATACAGCAAACTGGCAACAAAACCTGATAACTGAAGCACttcagtcattttattatttacacttaagattttcctactgtgacactGCGGGAGCCGCACACATGTGGGGGACAGAAAAACTTGCATGGGTTGCAATTTGGTAAAAACAGTAGAAATATAGTTTGAATGGTTTCTTTTGTCACTGGAGGCTAAACAAATAgttttatcattatcatcaaaAGAACCTACAATATTAACACCACTTCAAACTTCTGACCAGGTGCTACTTAACCACGATTTACAGTGATTTCTCTGGAAGTGTCTCATGATATCAAGTGCGACTGCTGATTTATGTTGCAGCTGCAAAGCTTCTCAACACTCTATGTCACTTTTCAGTAAAGGCAGCGTGACAGATCCACAGAGAAAACTGGATGCAGATATATTAAGTGCATGCACAATTGTCCACATTAGGACTCTAAATAAAAGAAGTTGACTGACCTGTAGTTTGGAACGAActcctttgtgtgtctgcaacagctctgtgtttcctctgctcCACAGCTCCTCCAGAGGCTCCTGTCCCCACGGGAAGTTGTACGTGATCCTCACACCACGAGACACCGTCTCCTCGAGTTCCTCTTTTGGGACGTCACTACTGCTGAAGTCCGATGGAGACAGGGCAAACTGGAAAGACATGGGTGACTTGATTTCATGGTACTGACGTTATCTTAAGTAAGTAATCATTGCTTCATTTAAGTAATCTCAATGTTGATTTTTGAAGCCAAGTCTTACATTTCAAACCATCAACAGTTTTCAGTAAGGATATTTTATGTTTGGGCAGCTTGTAGTAAAATCTGTCTTTtagtgataaaaataaatactaatgGTGGGAATCAGATCTCTTCAGACTGGTGTTAGAGTGCTTATTTAATGTAGCCCACAAAAACAGGACCACAATCATTTCTGTGCTCACACTACCACTGCACAATAttagttaaatattaatatgaaatatatagatCTACTGCAATAAATGCAAACCCACAATGTGTGAGAACACATCTTCTGTaagctgtgtgttttatctgaGTAGTGATAtctaatgaaatgaaacagcgCAGTGATTTTCCCCTAAAATACTCACCTATAGCTAAAAGGACATTTACAGAGTAACACAATTCCTTGTGTACTAACCTATAAACATTTCTACTGAGGAAACATATGGTGTGTGAGGCTTCTCATCACATCCAGTTTCCTCCAAAAAAGTAGCTAAACTTAAGCTTAAGTTaaattaacaaaacattttgggGGACACTGCCTCAAATACTCACTTTCCTCCACCACTTGAGTCTCTGTCGTGTCCAGTGATCCAGCCACTGGGAAGAGGTACGAGGAGAGCAGAACCACACTAGAGACGTCTGGGTAAGTTCAGCTGGGCTGgcataaaaaacattacatgatAATCACAgtcacatctcttttttttattttttacatgttaacTGCATTTAAATCATACTAttctgtttgtagtctgtaGTTTGATGTACCTTTCAATGGATTGGTAGTCACTGAGTTGTATATATATTGCCATTTTCAAAACAGTGTGGtattaattgtattattattgtatatttaatTGTGGTAATAAACTCATCAAGTAATCTTCTAATCAAGTATAAAAGGAGCATGAAGATGTGCCCTCAAGCCAAAATCTCATCTGCACTTttgtagtgtgtatgtgtctgtaaacccacagacaggcagatgacATAAAGTAGATGAAGCCTCACCAACCAGAGCCATCTGAGGGCTGGAAACACAGACCAGTCTCAGCCAGGCCGAAGGGCAGCTTCCTGTTCACCAGCTCCAATGAAGGAACAAACTCCTCCAAAGCACCTGCCAACGAACCAGacaaaatctgaaaagtaaaatatttgcTTCTGCACAGTGGTTTATAGACTAAAACCATTAAAGGGACTTTCTTGCTCTAAATTGAGCCTTTCATGTGGAACTCGAAGCTCCTTTTCAGACGTTAATCGTGACTTTAATCACCATTGtattaaacacaacatttgaTTGGTGGTACTGGAATAGACTCCACCACGCTGCTCTGCTCCAGGTCATTTTACTGTAGCACTGCGATAGTTTGAAGAGCTGAGGATGGTCCATCTTTTCTTGTTGTGCAGACCAATCAACCGTTCTAACCATTACCCAGTTTATAGCAGTGCATCTATTACTCTACCTTGAAGAAAGTTTGTCCTCACAGATGGAGATCTCTGAAGAAGCCGTCGTACCTCCTGGACAAGCTGCTCCTTGCTCAAGTCTTGCTGTTCAAGTATTTGTTTGACATGTTCAGACTCAACAATCCTCAGTTGTCCCCGTCCATCTGTTGCTGTGTCCTCGCTGCTACTCAGAGTATTTATCCCAAACACCTGAACCGTGGACCTGGTCACAGCGTGCCACCACTGGTCCAGCAGGTTCCTCCTCAGCTCCATGCCCAGAGGTCCATACCTGCAGCTCATCCCACGCCGAAACAGATCTACGTTAGTCTGACCAGGTGAAATATAGTATCTGTCCACACAAAGCTGCATCAAAGTCCTGACCAGATCCACGTCCTCAGTTGATGATGTACTGCAGTGTCTCCTGGTGTACTGCAGGGTCGGCGTTAAGATGCACTGTGAGGCTTTTAATCTGGAGAGACGCCTTGATAAGACGTTTCTGACACAGCAAGTCAACATGATGGGAAGCATGAGGAGGACAGACTGGTCCAAATGAGGGTAAGTCCAAATACTGTCTATTACAGTGATGAATCCTCATGAGTACAGATCTGACTCCTCTTTACAGACCATTAGCAGCCCAAATGAACCTTAAATGCTAATGCAAAAGAAACAAGGTAAAACACAAGTAGGGCTTAATTTATTAAGTcacccctctgtcctccttcaGTGAACTGTTCAGTGAGAGGTGACTTTTACTATCTGCCGCAAATGTTAGCGCCTCTCggtgtatttaaaataaatgcactCGCCAGTCGTTCACTATTACTGTTTTGTCCcaaagttaaatgttttatgattaCCGCTGGAGTTACATGTGAGATACGACCCGGAAATGATATCTTTACATCCGGTTACGCACTGTTATGTCACGTGgtgctttctatttttataatttcGACAAAAAGTTTACTCGTTTAGTTCTTGATTTgtatacatgtattttatttattccgTTAAGATTtaattgtctgtctgtatgtatatgtatatatttttttacttaaaatggTATTGCTTTCTTTTATGTTGGGGGGTCTCAGTGAGCTAAGCAATATAGTGAAACAGCTTAAAatatctctttctttttatactATTGTTTTCAAAGTGTCACCATCGTGAAAATGCAGAGTCTCTTCTCTACTGACTGGAATAAAAGTAAAGCTGGTGAGGAAGTTCTGCTGGCTTagtcaaatttaaaaagatatCAGGtctaaataaaactacaaaaaaaatattgggTACATTCAGGGGGTGATCAAACATTCACCGTGCCCCATTTTTACTTACTTTGCCTGATTTTAAGCTGTATCGATGAATCACAGTGGGACATGCAAGAGGCTGCCAGCTGAAAATTACTCCCTTGAAATGGCATACAACAATCCTATTTtgacaggagaaagaaagatagtGGTGTCTCAGCAGCATGTACCGGCTGGGTGGCAAGAATGAGTTCCTGGGCATTGTGTACCTCGTGATTAGTTCAGTGTGTCCTCAGATCCATAGTCACGACTCTGCTCACCTGAAGGTTAAACTACCCTAGGAacaattttacttttttcatcttttgtccATCTGCCttctaaattaaaaatatgGTCAGGCCCACAGCTTATGAATCAGAAATTCCTGATAGTGTAAGGTTTACAGATGTATGGTTTGGAGGCACCAAGATCAAAACAATCTGATTCTAATAATTTTTCCAACGCAAACTTCCCACACAGACGACACAACACCAGGTcttcatttcttatttttatttaaaagggcCACACgcacccttttttttaatatgatcTCCATAACATTACTTTAAACATACCACAACTGAAAACACTGCATTACCtagtaaaaataaattactGAGGAATGTGACCAAAAAAAGTCAAGGAAAAGTGCAGCAATCAAAGTTGCACTATAGGAGACAACTCTATGACTCCCATTTAATGCTCTGGGTTTACTGAATAATTCCAACCCTGCTGTAAGcaaaacaaagttaaacagTACAAAggatcataataataataataataatagtcatcatcatcatactgTAAGATTTCAAGACTAAACAAAAATCATGTTGGTTCCATATATTGTGCGTATATCATATCTACTGAGGGAAGGGTGGTGGCATGGGGTAGGGCACCAttggtggtgggggtggtggttgTTGGgcctgtggtggtggtggctgagAGTTGAATGGGAACGGCGGGTGGTTCATGCCATTCTGAGCAGCCCTCTGCATTCCCCCGAACTGAGGAGGGCCCTGGAAGCTTTGGTTACCAAAGGCACCCACCTGGTTTGTCGGAGCACCAAAATTACCCTGTCCATTGCTGTTGCTGTAATTGTTGTTGCCATAGCTACTACTAGAGTTACCACTGTTACCTCCATAGCTGCCACCATTTTGGGCCTTATTGCCACCGAAGGCACTTTTCGGCCCATTGCCAAACCCTCTATCACTGTCCCTGTCCCTGTAGCTGCTACCGCCAAAATTGCTCCTCCCACCCCCGGAATACCTATCGCGACGGTCATCCTTGTAGCCACCTCTTCCCCCCCTTCCACGACCTGAGAtgaagacaggagagagagctgATTGTTAATACACCGAACCTATAACAACATAGTAACAATAAGACACATAAAGGAGAGATAAATAAAACCCTTTTCAGACATGGGATATGCAACATTGTTGGCTTCACCAAAGTGAGCTGCTGCTTCTCACAATTTATCTCCTGataaatattgtcatttaatcTATTTAAGAATTCTGCTGCCTAATCTGCTCAGTGTATTCCGGTTTATATATGAAAGTATTAAATTACGAACAAGATTAGTGTCTAAAAAGGAGGTTTCGAGGCTATGACCAGTCAAAGATtacatcatttcattcaaaccATCTACAATATAAGTTCCCTAATGATACATTATGATACTTTATGAATCTGTGACaaataaatagacaaatgtGAACATGACTAAAGTTGAGCCTAAGGATGAATTCTCATTCCTTGCACACTATATGCTTCTTAATGTAAACAGGCATCCAATTTtacctcctctgtcctctgccaTCTGGATCAGCTTTGGGTTAATGGCCTGGTTGGCCTCGCGGAGCACAGAGATCAGGTCACTGGCTTGTTTCATGTTGTTGGGGGTGAAGAAAGTGTAGGCTGTGCCCGTTTTTTGACTTCGGGCTGTGCGTCCAATGCGGTGGATATAATCCTCGGAGGAGTTAGGGTAGTCATAATTGATGACAAATTTCACATCCTCCACATCTGTGAAAGTGTTGCAGtgtggcaaaacaaaacatggaggCCACACAGGAGTTTGCACACCACAACAGCCAGATCAAAGGGAAAAGTTAGCAGCTGTGAAGGCTGGGGAAATAAATTGGTTATTAGGCTGTGGAGGGAACGTGTTAAAACATCATAAGATTGTGTACACATCTACTCCATGGGAATACTACTGTGGGAAGAGAGAAACGATGCACACTCCAATTGCTTACCATAATCAAAGATCCAAAAGACATTCACTCTCCCTTTTGTTAACCAAGGGAGGAAAAGAATGGATTTAAGTCTTACCATAAAGGAGTATGCATTCACTAGTCCTTTCCCAATGCAGCGAAATCCCCCACAAATTGTCAAGTGACATCCAGGAGCTTCTACGCAGTTAGGCCACGATATGCACTGGGGCCTCCTCATGAGCCAATATAGGACCATTGAGTGGTTCATTTTTGCAGGTCCGTTTATCCCAGTACACTCTCAAAAAAAGCTTGATATTAAAGGCCGCACTGCACGTCTTGCCAAGACAAAATAGACCAAGTACTAATTTGAGCAGgggcaaaaatgaaaaaggccCAAGCATTGAACCCTGTGGGACCCCTCACCGAGCACAGAACAATTCCTCCCACCCCCTTCATCAGTCTCATCAAGGCAAGATCTTCCAAGAAGCCAGTGTTCACTTGAGAAAATGTCTCTCGTTGGCAGGTCTCGACATGACTATAAAACGCAGGCGAGGGAGGAACTTTGGTTTGAgctgtctcactctctttctcctctcactAGATGTTCCCACTACCCCCTAAACACATGTGCCAGGTCTCATCAATTttcagagacaaataaaagatttcAAACTGCTCTCTCCATTTCAAGAAATCCAGCACTTTGAcgggaaaagaaaacaactgaaaGCTTAAGACAGGCTCACAAGCACCCATGCTATGTGATACAAGCTCCGAAAGGTAACAATTGTTCCAAATCTCAAACAAGTGACTTGCAATAGAGCGCTCTCTAACACAACAGCATGCAAGGCAAAAGTCACAACATCaagcatatataaatatatatataaatatattttgttttacgTTTGAGTTGGAAACAGCTGGATGGCATTTGTCAGGTGAAATCCATGGACAGagaacagatgtgtgtgtatttcaacAACATATCAGAGACAAAGGCTTAGCCACACAGCCTTTTGAAGATCACTGGCACACAAGAGCTTTCACCTCTCTAGGCCCACTGGGTGGCAAGCCAGTTGAGCACTTCCAATATGTCATCCTTCTCCCTCTCGAGGCCTGGGACTGTCATGCCTAGCGCCTGCCACAAAGACTCCACCTTAAGGTGAGAAAAACTCAGAAAATGCATAGAAAAGTTAAAGAAAGCAAAACCACTTTCTTTAAAATAAGTGTAAC includes the following:
- the polg2 gene encoding DNA polymerase subunit gamma-2, mitochondrial isoform X3 → MPFQGSNFQLAASCMSHCDSSIQLKIRQSALEEFVPSLELVNRKLPFGLAETGLCFQPSDGSGCPAELTQTSLVWFCSPRTSSQWLDHWTRQRLKWWRKFALSPSDFSSSDVPKEELEETVSRGVRITYNFPWGQEPLEELWSRGNTELLQTHKGVRSKLQCRDGRKSVPCVVSVTGNMDRGVMAFLSNSLQQVKKEHGKQKLQQRKVLKLHPVLAPVKVALDIGRGATMELRQVCEGLLQEFMEAKISAWPGYLKSLPTVEQLNAKYDEMGVLFTVVISENTLESGLIQVRSRDTTIKETMHISEIKNFLSRYISAADNI
- the polg2 gene encoding DNA polymerase subunit gamma-2, mitochondrial isoform X1; translated protein: MLPIMLTCCVRNVLSRRLSRLKASQCILTPTLQYTRRHCSTSSTEDVDLVRTLMQLCVDRYYISPGQTNVDLFRRGMSCRYGPLGMELRRNLLDQWWHAVTRSTVQVFGINTLSSSEDTATDGRGQLRIVESEHVKQILEQQDLSKEQLVQEVRRLLQRSPSVRTNFLQGALEEFVPSLELVNRKLPFGLAETGLCFQPSDGSGCPAELTQTSLVWFCSPRTSSQWLDHWTRQRLKWWRKFALSPSDFSSSDVPKEELEETVSRGVRITYNFPWGQEPLEELWSRGNTELLQTHKGVRSKLQCRDGRKSVPCVVSVTGNMDRGVMAFLSNSLQQVKKEHGKQKLQQRKVLKLHPVLAPVKVALDIGRGATMELRQVCEGLLQEFMEAKISAWPGYLKSLPTVEQLNAKYDEMGVLFTVVISENTLESGLIQVRSRDTTIKETMHISEIKNFLSRYISAADNI
- the polg2 gene encoding DNA polymerase subunit gamma-2, mitochondrial isoform X2, which gives rise to MLPIMLTCCVRNVLSRRLSRLKASQCILTPTLQYTRRHCSTSSTEDVDLVRTLMQLCVDRYYISPGQTNVDLFRRGMSCRYGPLGMELRRNLLDQWWHAVTRSTVQVFGINTLSSSEDTATDGRGQLRIVESEHVKQILEQQDLSKEQLVQEVRRLLQRSPSVRTNFLQGALEEFVPSLELVNRKLPFGLAETGLCFQPSDGSAELTQTSLVWFCSPRTSSQWLDHWTRQRLKWWRKFALSPSDFSSSDVPKEELEETVSRGVRITYNFPWGQEPLEELWSRGNTELLQTHKGVRSKLQCRDGRKSVPCVVSVTGNMDRGVMAFLSNSLQQVKKEHGKQKLQQRKVLKLHPVLAPVKVALDIGRGATMELRQVCEGLLQEFMEAKISAWPGYLKSLPTVEQLNAKYDEMGVLFTVVISENTLESGLIQVRSRDTTIKETMHISEIKNFLSRYISAADNI